The proteins below come from a single Conger conger chromosome 10, fConCon1.1, whole genome shotgun sequence genomic window:
- the zfp64 gene encoding zinc finger protein 64 isoform X1, producing the protein MASFNGEGCHVPRVPDIHICGTCKQQYNDVDGFLAHKQNGCHVPSSDTTVPGTVSAITADSSAEFVFEETYQSCIPRGVKKIQTKAQKTPSKKLKPPLSSKRRSCAFPGCSFKTQYGQKDMERHLKTHTGEKPFECEVCCKRFSRRDKLSMHERSHTGVKPHKCKHCAYAAADSSSLKKHLRIHYDERPFKCQICPYASRNSSQLTVHLRSHTGDAPFQCYLCEAKFKINSDLKRHARIHSGEKPYKCDFCDYRCAMKGNLKSHVQIKHGAENALRCPDCDFRCGNKTALRQHQRQHQPSQPIQCPACSYSCSSKGALKIHQRIHSEERPFKCEACGFATKQRSNLAIHRKKCHPTEGPDRGGGGGKAGPKGEEAPKPASSRYRAKLDAARAFRCELCEASFVREDSLRSHTKQHRHAQLAYLQLQDPALPPCPPPHPGPDLGPLGAYGDAQLKIIVGHQLGGSECGFVPADPPKDGPVLLTADGHSQELAVDLLGAGPHGEAGALGPQTVMLTQIQPGPEHVLTQALLPPPDPSQTFIATCSDLEGLSALIQEGGTEVTVVTEGNPSLSASLPPPSSLGGASLDPGRSAAVVHGDCSQADEGTLVVPNISISSQGVIIHSLPLVVSAPPQHHGDQLHPQNLYTDTQTIEVTIE; encoded by the exons ATGGCATCTTTTAACGGAGAAG ggTGCCACGTGCCGCGTGTTCCCGATATTCACATTTGTGGCACCTGCAAGCAGCAGTACAACGACGTTGACGGCTTTCTTGCCCAcaagcaaaatggctgccacgtGCCATCATCTGACACAACTGTCCCAGGCACTGTGTCTGCCATCACAG cagATTCCAGTGCCGAATTTGTTTTTGAAGAAACATACCAGTCATGCATTCCCAGAGGTGTCAAAAAGATCCAAACCAAAGCACAGAAAACCCCTTCCAAAAAACTGAAACCGCCGCTGTCTTCAAAGAGGCGCAGCTGTGCCTTCCCAG GTTGTTCTTTCAAAACGCAGTATGGACAGAAAGACATGGAGCGACATCTTAAAACCCACACAG GAGAGAAGCCTTTTGAATGCGAAGTGTGCTGCAAGCGCTTCAGCCGGCGGGACAAGCTGAGCATGCACGAACGCTCTCACACCGGGGTGAAGCCTCACAAGTGCAAGCACTGCGCCTACGCCGCAGCCGACAGTAGCAGCCTGAAGAAGCACCTGCGCATCCACTACGACGAGCGGCCCTTCAAGTGCCAGATCTGCCCCTACGCCAGCCGCAACTCCAGCCAGCTCACCGTGCACCTGCGCTCTCACACAG GAGACGCCCCTTTCCAGTGCTACCTGTGCGAGGCCAAGTTCAAGATCAACTCGGACCTGAAGCGGCACGCGCGCATTCACTCGGGCGAGAAGCCCTACAAGTGCGACTTCTGCGACTACCGGTGCGCCATGAAGGGCAACCTGAAGTCCCACGTGCAGATCAAGCACGGGGCCGAGAACGCCCTGCGCTGCCCCGACTGCGACTTCCGCTGCGGCAACAAGACGGCCCTGCGGCAGCACCAGCGGCAGCACCAGCCCAGCCAGCCCATCCAGTGCCCCGCCTGCAGCTACTCCTGCTCCAGCAAGGGGGCGCTCAAGATCCACCAGCGCATACACTCCGAGGAGCGGCCCTTCAAGTGCGAGGCCTGCGGCTTCGCCACCAAGCAGCGGAGCAACCTGGCCATCCACCGCAAGAAGTGCCACCCGACCGAGGGGCCCgaccggggcggggggggtgggaaAGCGGGCCCCAAGGGCGAGGAGGCGCCCAAACCCGCCAGCTCCCGCTACCGGGCCAAGCTGGACGCGGCGCGGGCCTTCCGCTGCGAGCTGTGTGAGGCGTCGTTCGTGCGTGAGGACTCGTTGCGCAGCCACACCAAGCAGCACCGCCACGCGCAGCTGGCCTACCTGCAGCTGCAGGACCCCGCCCTGCCGCCCTGCCCTCCGCCCCACCCCGGCCCTGACCTCGGCCCGCTGGGCGCCTACGGCGACGCACAGCTCAAGATCATCGTCGGGCACCAGCTGGGAGGGTCGGAGTGCGGTTTCGTCCCCGCCGACCCACCGAAGGACGGTCCGGTCCTCCTGACCGCGGACGGCCACTCGCAGGAACTGGCGGTAGACCTGCTGGGGGCGGGGCCCCACGGAGAGGCCGGGGCCCTGGGGCCCCAGACGGTGATGCTGACTCAGATCCAGCCGGGGCCCGAGCACGTCCTGACCCAGGCGCTGCTCCCGCCCCCGGACCCTTCCCAGACCTTCATCGCCACCTGCTCGGACCTGGAGGGCCTGAGCGCGCTCATCCAGGAGGGCGGGACCGAGGTTACGGTGGTGACGGAGGGgaacccctccctctccgcgTCGCTGCCTCCGCCCTCGTCGCTCGGGGGGGCGTCCCTGGACCCGGGCAGGTCGGCCGCGGTCGTCCACGGAGACTGTTCCCAGGCCGACGAGGGCACCCTGGTGGTGCCCAACATTAGCATCAGCTCACAGGGGGTCATCATCCACAGCTTGCCTCTGGTCGTATCCGCCCCCCCACAGCACCACGGCGACCAGCTCCACCCCCAGAACCTCTACACTGACACCCAGACAATAGAGGTCACCATAGAGTGA
- the zfp64 gene encoding zinc finger protein 64 isoform X2 has translation MASFNGEGCHVPRVPDIHICGTCKQQYNDVDGFLAHKQNGCHVPSSDTTVPGTVSAITDSSAEFVFEETYQSCIPRGVKKIQTKAQKTPSKKLKPPLSSKRRSCAFPGCSFKTQYGQKDMERHLKTHTGEKPFECEVCCKRFSRRDKLSMHERSHTGVKPHKCKHCAYAAADSSSLKKHLRIHYDERPFKCQICPYASRNSSQLTVHLRSHTGDAPFQCYLCEAKFKINSDLKRHARIHSGEKPYKCDFCDYRCAMKGNLKSHVQIKHGAENALRCPDCDFRCGNKTALRQHQRQHQPSQPIQCPACSYSCSSKGALKIHQRIHSEERPFKCEACGFATKQRSNLAIHRKKCHPTEGPDRGGGGGKAGPKGEEAPKPASSRYRAKLDAARAFRCELCEASFVREDSLRSHTKQHRHAQLAYLQLQDPALPPCPPPHPGPDLGPLGAYGDAQLKIIVGHQLGGSECGFVPADPPKDGPVLLTADGHSQELAVDLLGAGPHGEAGALGPQTVMLTQIQPGPEHVLTQALLPPPDPSQTFIATCSDLEGLSALIQEGGTEVTVVTEGNPSLSASLPPPSSLGGASLDPGRSAAVVHGDCSQADEGTLVVPNISISSQGVIIHSLPLVVSAPPQHHGDQLHPQNLYTDTQTIEVTIE, from the exons ATGGCATCTTTTAACGGAGAAG ggTGCCACGTGCCGCGTGTTCCCGATATTCACATTTGTGGCACCTGCAAGCAGCAGTACAACGACGTTGACGGCTTTCTTGCCCAcaagcaaaatggctgccacgtGCCATCATCTGACACAACTGTCCCAGGCACTGTGTCTGCCATCACAG ATTCCAGTGCCGAATTTGTTTTTGAAGAAACATACCAGTCATGCATTCCCAGAGGTGTCAAAAAGATCCAAACCAAAGCACAGAAAACCCCTTCCAAAAAACTGAAACCGCCGCTGTCTTCAAAGAGGCGCAGCTGTGCCTTCCCAG GTTGTTCTTTCAAAACGCAGTATGGACAGAAAGACATGGAGCGACATCTTAAAACCCACACAG GAGAGAAGCCTTTTGAATGCGAAGTGTGCTGCAAGCGCTTCAGCCGGCGGGACAAGCTGAGCATGCACGAACGCTCTCACACCGGGGTGAAGCCTCACAAGTGCAAGCACTGCGCCTACGCCGCAGCCGACAGTAGCAGCCTGAAGAAGCACCTGCGCATCCACTACGACGAGCGGCCCTTCAAGTGCCAGATCTGCCCCTACGCCAGCCGCAACTCCAGCCAGCTCACCGTGCACCTGCGCTCTCACACAG GAGACGCCCCTTTCCAGTGCTACCTGTGCGAGGCCAAGTTCAAGATCAACTCGGACCTGAAGCGGCACGCGCGCATTCACTCGGGCGAGAAGCCCTACAAGTGCGACTTCTGCGACTACCGGTGCGCCATGAAGGGCAACCTGAAGTCCCACGTGCAGATCAAGCACGGGGCCGAGAACGCCCTGCGCTGCCCCGACTGCGACTTCCGCTGCGGCAACAAGACGGCCCTGCGGCAGCACCAGCGGCAGCACCAGCCCAGCCAGCCCATCCAGTGCCCCGCCTGCAGCTACTCCTGCTCCAGCAAGGGGGCGCTCAAGATCCACCAGCGCATACACTCCGAGGAGCGGCCCTTCAAGTGCGAGGCCTGCGGCTTCGCCACCAAGCAGCGGAGCAACCTGGCCATCCACCGCAAGAAGTGCCACCCGACCGAGGGGCCCgaccggggcggggggggtgggaaAGCGGGCCCCAAGGGCGAGGAGGCGCCCAAACCCGCCAGCTCCCGCTACCGGGCCAAGCTGGACGCGGCGCGGGCCTTCCGCTGCGAGCTGTGTGAGGCGTCGTTCGTGCGTGAGGACTCGTTGCGCAGCCACACCAAGCAGCACCGCCACGCGCAGCTGGCCTACCTGCAGCTGCAGGACCCCGCCCTGCCGCCCTGCCCTCCGCCCCACCCCGGCCCTGACCTCGGCCCGCTGGGCGCCTACGGCGACGCACAGCTCAAGATCATCGTCGGGCACCAGCTGGGAGGGTCGGAGTGCGGTTTCGTCCCCGCCGACCCACCGAAGGACGGTCCGGTCCTCCTGACCGCGGACGGCCACTCGCAGGAACTGGCGGTAGACCTGCTGGGGGCGGGGCCCCACGGAGAGGCCGGGGCCCTGGGGCCCCAGACGGTGATGCTGACTCAGATCCAGCCGGGGCCCGAGCACGTCCTGACCCAGGCGCTGCTCCCGCCCCCGGACCCTTCCCAGACCTTCATCGCCACCTGCTCGGACCTGGAGGGCCTGAGCGCGCTCATCCAGGAGGGCGGGACCGAGGTTACGGTGGTGACGGAGGGgaacccctccctctccgcgTCGCTGCCTCCGCCCTCGTCGCTCGGGGGGGCGTCCCTGGACCCGGGCAGGTCGGCCGCGGTCGTCCACGGAGACTGTTCCCAGGCCGACGAGGGCACCCTGGTGGTGCCCAACATTAGCATCAGCTCACAGGGGGTCATCATCCACAGCTTGCCTCTGGTCGTATCCGCCCCCCCACAGCACCACGGCGACCAGCTCCACCCCCAGAACCTCTACACTGACACCCAGACAATAGAGGTCACCATAGAGTGA